One part of the Bacillus sp. FJAT-27916 genome encodes these proteins:
- a CDS encoding ABC transporter permease, with the protein MSVNSLIWRSLKKNLKNYYLYIFALVFSVALYFSFVTLQYDPSMDPMKGTIKGEASIRSASILLIAIVTIFLVYANNIFMKRRSKEIAMYQLVGMNKSKVFTILNTENSILYFGSLLAGIFVGFSFSKLLMLILIRITNVDNLAKLNFSTEALIQTAAVFIGIFLITMLVNYFFIKRKGILDLFHTVSSTEMKTKKISVWEVLIGLLGLLLIITGYYVSSMLFDGDFGTINELFMAMIFILASVIIGTYFFYKGSIRFLFNLIRRKKNGYLTIQDVLSLSSIMFRMKSNAMLLTVITTVSALSIGLLSLSYIAYYSVEKQAERNVTADFSIANTKEVPLFEDALQEKKIGYEEKKVNVIQVYTDLEDITAKSFEEVNYTTDHMPMPLVSDTAIDGLNLKPDEIKFTGYSDMIATLVQFKDSGTVQLESPDGHIPLTYVGIDKKPIVSSYFTGGGMPVMIVEESVYEKLAKKPDPSIQLESSVHTGITIKNEANLEKANEVFLETVDSDMNDSRYQQILDQKNIMGLLFFVVAFLGLTFLITSGCILYFKQMDEGEEELPNYTILRKLGFTEGDLLKGIIAKQIFNFGIPLFIGLCHGYFAVQSGWFFFGSDLWTPMLIVMVLYTGLYSIFGILSVLYYKKLIKKAL; encoded by the coding sequence ATGAGTGTCAATTCTCTCATCTGGCGCAGCCTGAAGAAAAATCTTAAAAACTATTATCTATACATTTTTGCCCTTGTCTTTAGTGTCGCTTTGTATTTTTCATTCGTTACCTTACAGTACGATCCATCGATGGACCCGATGAAAGGGACCATTAAGGGGGAAGCGTCCATCCGGTCAGCCTCCATTCTCTTGATTGCGATCGTGACGATCTTTCTTGTGTATGCCAATAATATCTTCATGAAAAGACGCAGCAAGGAAATCGCCATGTATCAATTAGTTGGGATGAATAAGTCGAAGGTATTCACGATTTTGAACACCGAAAATAGTATTCTCTATTTCGGCTCTTTATTGGCGGGAATTTTCGTAGGATTTTCCTTCTCGAAATTATTGATGCTCATTCTTATCAGAATCACCAATGTCGACAACTTAGCGAAACTGAATTTCTCAACAGAAGCCCTTATTCAAACGGCTGCGGTGTTTATCGGAATATTCCTGATTACGATGCTTGTCAATTACTTCTTCATTAAGCGAAAAGGCATCCTGGATCTATTCCATACGGTCTCCTCAACCGAAATGAAGACAAAAAAGATTTCTGTTTGGGAGGTATTGATTGGGCTGCTTGGCCTCCTTCTGATCATCACGGGCTATTATGTCTCCTCCATGCTGTTTGATGGAGATTTCGGCACAATCAATGAGTTGTTTATGGCCATGATTTTTATCCTAGCTTCCGTCATTATTGGAACATACTTTTTCTATAAGGGTTCTATCCGCTTCTTATTCAACCTGATACGCAGGAAGAAGAATGGCTATCTAACCATTCAGGATGTGCTCTCCCTTTCATCCATTATGTTCCGGATGAAATCAAACGCCATGCTCTTAACGGTCATCACGACGGTATCGGCTTTGTCCATCGGGCTGCTTTCTTTAAGCTATATCGCCTATTACTCCGTTGAGAAGCAGGCCGAGCGAAATGTGACAGCAGACTTTTCAATCGCCAACACGAAGGAAGTACCTTTGTTTGAAGACGCCCTGCAGGAGAAGAAGATTGGCTACGAGGAGAAAAAAGTTAATGTGATTCAAGTGTATACTGACCTCGAAGATATTACGGCAAAAAGCTTTGAAGAAGTCAACTACACGACTGATCATATGCCTATGCCACTAGTAAGTGACACAGCCATTGATGGGTTGAATTTGAAGCCGGACGAAATCAAGTTTACTGGCTATAGTGACATGATCGCCACGCTTGTTCAATTTAAGGATTCAGGCACGGTTCAACTAGAAAGTCCAGACGGCCATATTCCTTTAACCTATGTGGGTATTGATAAGAAACCGATTGTTTCCTCCTACTTTACAGGCGGAGGAATGCCGGTCATGATTGTGGAAGAGTCCGTGTATGAGAAGCTAGCCAAGAAACCAGACCCATCCATTCAATTGGAATCATCCGTTCATACGGGGATTACGATTAAAAATGAAGCCAATCTGGAAAAGGCGAATGAGGTCTTCTTGGAAACGGTCGACAGTGACATGAACGATTCCCGCTATCAACAAATTCTGGATCAAAAAAACATTATGGGATTATTGTTCTTTGTCGTCGCGTTCCTAGGACTCACCTTCCTGATTACCTCCGGCTGCATCCTTTATTTCAAGCAAATGGATGAAGGCGAAGAAGAGCTGCCAAACTATACGATTTTGCGCAAGCTCGGCTTCACGGAAGGTGATTTACTAAAAGGCATCATTGCCAAGCAAATCTTCAACTTCGGCATCCCGTTGTTTATCGGTCTATGCCACGGCTATTTCGCCGTGCAATCCGGCTGGTTCTTCTTCGGATCTGACCTATGGACACCGATGCTGATTGTGATGGTTCTATATACAGGCCTCTACTCCATATTCGGCATTCTATCCGTGCTGTACTACAAGAAATTAATTAAGAAGGCCCTTTAA
- a CDS encoding ABC transporter ATP-binding protein: MNILEAVKVHKIYGNKFNKQEVLQGVDLTIAKGEFIGIMGASGSGKTTLLNVLSSIDKASRGIIYIEGQEMTKMKDKKLAQFRMNHLGFIFQDYHLLDTLTVKENILLPLSVQKANKKEAERRFKEIAETLGINDIKDKYPNEISGGQKQRTAAARAFIHEPSIIFADEPTGALDSKSASDLLHKLGQLNDELKATIVMVTHDPLAASYCSRVIFIKDGQIYTQLNKGDENRQQFFKDLMKTQGILGGVQV, encoded by the coding sequence ATGAATATATTAGAGGCAGTAAAAGTTCATAAAATATATGGCAATAAGTTTAATAAACAGGAAGTGTTACAGGGCGTGGATTTAACCATTGCTAAGGGAGAGTTTATCGGCATCATGGGAGCCTCCGGTTCAGGGAAGACCACCCTTCTTAATGTCCTATCCTCCATTGATAAGGCAAGCCGTGGAATCATTTATATCGAAGGACAAGAAATGACGAAAATGAAGGACAAGAAACTGGCCCAGTTCCGCATGAATCATTTAGGCTTTATCTTTCAAGACTATCATCTGCTAGATACCTTAACCGTCAAGGAGAATATCCTCCTCCCCCTCTCTGTTCAGAAGGCAAACAAAAAAGAGGCTGAGCGCCGATTCAAGGAAATAGCCGAGACTCTTGGCATAAACGATATCAAGGATAAATACCCGAATGAAATATCTGGAGGACAGAAGCAGCGAACGGCCGCTGCCAGAGCCTTCATCCATGAACCAAGTATCATCTTTGCGGATGAACCAACAGGTGCCTTAGACTCCAAATCAGCGTCAGACCTGCTGCACAAACTCGGCCAGCTGAACGACGAGCTTAAAGCGACCATCGTCATGGTCACCCATGACCCGCTTGCGGCAAGCTATTGTAGCCGCGTCATCTTTATTAAGGACGGACAGATTTATACGCAGTTGAACAAGGGGGATGAGAATCGACAGCAATTCTTCAAGGATCTGATGAAAACACAAGGAATTCTAGGCGGTGTTCAAGTATGA
- a CDS encoding ABC transporter ATP-binding protein, with the protein MNILEAVKIHKYYGNKFNKQEVLKGIDLTIQKGEFIGIMGASGSGKTTLLNVLSSIDKASRGSILIEGQELTKMSERKIAQFRMNHLGFIFQDYHLLDTLTVKENILLPLSVQKVNKKEAEQKFNEIAETLGILEVQNKYPNEISGGQKQRTAAARAFIHEPSIIFADEPTGALDSKSASDLLGKLGQLNEQLGATIVMVTHDPLAASYCSRVIFIKDGQIYTQLNKGEEDRQTFFKALMKTQGIVGGVQV; encoded by the coding sequence ATGAATATTCTTGAAGCAGTTAAGATTCACAAATACTACGGGAATAAATTTAATAAGCAGGAAGTATTAAAAGGCATTGACCTCACGATTCAAAAGGGTGAGTTCATTGGGATTATGGGTGCTTCCGGCTCCGGGAAAACAACCCTGCTCAATGTACTGTCATCCATTGATAAAGCAAGCCGAGGGTCCATCCTGATTGAAGGGCAGGAGCTGACGAAAATGTCCGAGCGCAAGATAGCCCAGTTCCGCATGAATCATTTAGGTTTCATCTTTCAGGACTATCACCTGCTTGACACATTGACCGTGAAGGAAAATATCCTTCTCCCCCTCTCTGTCCAAAAGGTGAATAAGAAAGAGGCCGAACAGAAATTCAATGAAATCGCTGAAACATTAGGCATACTTGAGGTCCAGAATAAATATCCAAATGAAATCTCTGGCGGGCAAAAACAGCGTACCGCTGCTGCTAGAGCGTTCATCCATGAGCCTAGCATCATTTTCGCCGATGAGCCGACGGGTGCGCTTGATTCGAAATCTGCCTCCGATCTGCTCGGGAAATTGGGCCAGCTCAATGAACAGCTCGGTGCAACCATCGTCATGGTCACTCATGATCCGCTTGCAGCAAGCTATTGCAGCCGTGTCATTTTCATTAAGGACGGACAAATTTATACACAGCTGAATAAAGGCGAGGAAGACCGTCAAACCTTCTTCAAGGCCCTCATGAAAACGCAGGGCATTGTGGGCGGTGTTCAAGTATGA